The Nitrospira sp. genome contains a region encoding:
- a CDS encoding 2-dehydropantoate 2-reductase, with translation MKQILIVGAGSVGGFFGAHLAKNNPDVAFLLRPNTLTAVRQNGLTIRSTNGSFTVRPKAASDVRELPRPDLIILGVKAYDLDEVMGQLAPALTEHTVILTLQNGVDTEDRLIARINRDGVVGGVAYIYSKISAPGVIDHYKKGAVAIGELMGYESGRLLKIRDLFASAGIPCQLSKDIRRAKWEKMCWNCVFNPMTVLMNDRVAKALDHSEMMGVIRQIVGEVAAVAATLKVPLPSDMAERVVKASQEIRDIHTSMYDDWKAGRPTEIEYLNGFIVEQGRKLGIPVPVNEALTAMIQAMTDKDRTGTGIVTIDGAVVQPLSFDHATMASLSAEHHVDMSTVMPGMKGRGIRLSGLLDIPALSIGADHVAFHAADGTYSACLTLQQAKEYGVLVYELDGTALPEAKGGPFRLVTPGLGDRCANVKGVARIEITEGPGRDTRQTTCPPAAQPD, from the coding sequence ATGAAACAGATCTTGATCGTCGGAGCCGGGTCCGTGGGAGGGTTTTTTGGAGCCCACTTGGCCAAGAACAATCCGGATGTCGCATTCCTTCTCCGGCCAAACACGCTCACAGCCGTCCGCCAAAACGGATTGACGATTCGGAGCACGAATGGATCGTTCACGGTCCGACCGAAGGCGGCGTCGGATGTGCGGGAGCTGCCGCGTCCCGATCTCATCATCCTCGGCGTCAAAGCGTACGATCTTGATGAAGTCATGGGGCAACTTGCGCCTGCGCTCACCGAACACACGGTGATTCTTACCTTGCAGAACGGTGTCGATACCGAAGACCGGCTCATTGCTCGAATCAATCGCGATGGCGTCGTCGGCGGAGTGGCCTATATCTATTCGAAGATTTCCGCGCCTGGGGTCATTGATCACTATAAGAAAGGGGCGGTGGCCATCGGCGAACTGATGGGATATGAGAGCGGTCGGCTTCTCAAAATCCGCGATCTTTTTGCATCAGCCGGCATTCCCTGTCAGTTGTCGAAGGATATCCGCCGCGCCAAATGGGAGAAGATGTGCTGGAATTGCGTGTTCAATCCCATGACTGTGCTGATGAACGACAGAGTGGCCAAAGCGCTTGACCATTCCGAGATGATGGGCGTCATCCGGCAGATCGTCGGAGAAGTGGCGGCCGTTGCGGCGACGCTCAAAGTGCCCCTGCCCTCGGACATGGCTGAACGGGTCGTGAAGGCCTCACAGGAGATTCGCGACATCCATACCTCCATGTATGACGATTGGAAAGCGGGGCGACCGACGGAGATTGAGTATTTGAACGGATTTATCGTGGAGCAAGGGCGCAAGCTCGGCATTCCGGTTCCCGTGAATGAGGCGCTCACGGCAATGATCCAAGCGATGACCGACAAGGATCGGACCGGTACCGGCATCGTGACCATCGATGGGGCTGTTGTGCAGCCGCTATCCTTCGATCATGCGACGATGGCTTCATTATCGGCCGAGCATCACGTGGATATGTCGACGGTCATGCCGGGTATGAAGGGTCGGGGGATCCGTTTGAGCGGGCTGCTGGATATTCCGGCGTTGTCCATCGGGGCAGATCACGTGGCGTTTCATGCAGCGGACGGGACGTACTCGGCCTGTCTCACACTACAGCAGGCAAAGGAATATGGGGTGTTGGTGTATGAACTGGATGGAACAGCCTTACCGGAAGCCAAGGGCGGCCCGTTTCGGCTCGTGACACCGGGGCTTGGCGATCGCTGCGCCAATGTCAAAGGCGTCGCCCGAATTGAAATCACTGAAGGACCCGGGCGCGATACAAGGCAAACAACTTGCCCGCCGGCCGCACAGCCCGACTGA
- a CDS encoding NAD-dependent deacylase: protein MSRGSNLTLLKEQLSSAASITVLTGAGISADSGVPTFRGTDGLWRNFRAEDLATPEAFERDPRLVWEWYNWRRELVAAKLPNAAHNAVVELERRCSDFWLITQNVDGLHRDAGSQKLTEIHGNIWKVRCTDCGAVDDNRDVPIAILPTCRRCGSLLRPHIVWFGESLLAADIEQCSTVLRNCDVLLVIGTSGVVYPAAGFASIAKQAGAFVAEINLDSTPQSALVDLSLHGRAKEIMPLLLEPL from the coding sequence ATGTCTCGTGGATCGAATCTCACACTCTTGAAGGAACAGCTTTCCTCCGCCGCATCGATTACTGTGTTGACCGGCGCGGGCATTTCCGCTGATAGCGGTGTGCCGACCTTTCGCGGCACGGACGGCTTGTGGCGCAACTTTCGAGCCGAGGATCTCGCAACACCGGAAGCTTTTGAGCGTGATCCCCGACTCGTCTGGGAGTGGTACAACTGGCGACGCGAACTGGTCGCCGCAAAACTGCCGAATGCGGCTCACAACGCAGTCGTTGAGCTCGAGCGGCGCTGCTCGGACTTTTGGCTGATCACTCAGAACGTGGACGGGTTGCATCGGGACGCGGGCTCACAGAAACTCACCGAGATTCATGGCAACATCTGGAAAGTTCGTTGCACAGATTGCGGCGCGGTGGACGACAACCGCGACGTGCCCATTGCCATTTTGCCTACGTGTCGGCGTTGCGGGTCGTTGCTCCGCCCACACATCGTCTGGTTCGGCGAATCCCTGCTTGCCGCGGACATCGAGCAATGCTCTACGGTGCTCCGAAACTGCGATGTCTTGCTCGTCATTGGGACGTCTGGAGTAGTCTATCCTGCGGCAGGATTCGCCTCGATCGCGAAACAGGCCGGCGCGTTCGTCGCCGAAATCAATCTCGATTCCACGCCACAATCAGCGCTGGTCGATCTGTCGCTGCACGGCCGCGCAAAAGAGATCATGCCGTTATTGCTCGAGCCGCTGTAA
- a CDS encoding HAD-IA family hydrolase, with protein sequence MSRSIRVVFFDAADTLFHVRGSVAEIYLRHAVEFGFRQKADSPAAITQAFGRAFREAPPPVFAVTDPAQIKHSERLWWFDIVHNVFYRVGMFERFDEFFDQVFRAFEDHRSWCLFPETASTLAKLKELDLEIGIISNFDSRLFAVMRGLGIAEAFDTVTISSLTHAAKPAPRIFHVALEKHAADPDEALHVGDSLRDDVEGARKAGIHAVLLDRERRQQQPDIQTITSLDEVLPLLQRLEQ encoded by the coding sequence GTGAGCCGCTCGATACGAGTTGTGTTTTTTGATGCCGCCGACACACTGTTTCATGTGCGTGGGTCTGTCGCGGAGATCTATCTCCGACACGCGGTTGAGTTTGGGTTTCGCCAGAAAGCCGATTCCCCGGCGGCGATCACACAGGCGTTTGGCCGAGCGTTCCGCGAAGCCCCACCGCCGGTATTCGCCGTCACCGACCCGGCACAGATCAAACACAGTGAACGGCTCTGGTGGTTCGATATCGTTCATAACGTCTTTTATCGTGTGGGGATGTTCGAGCGCTTCGACGAGTTCTTCGATCAGGTCTTTCGCGCGTTTGAAGATCACCGGTCCTGGTGCTTGTTTCCGGAAACAGCGTCAACCTTAGCGAAACTCAAGGAGCTGGATCTGGAGATCGGAATCATCTCGAATTTTGATTCGCGTCTATTTGCCGTGATGCGTGGACTAGGGATTGCCGAGGCATTCGACACAGTGACGATTTCAAGCCTGACTCACGCGGCAAAACCTGCTCCTCGAATCTTTCACGTCGCGCTGGAGAAACACGCAGCCGATCCTGATGAAGCTCTGCATGTCGGGGACAGTCTCAGAGACGATGTGGAAGGTGCGAGGAAAGCGGGGATACACGCCGTCTTGTTGGATCGTGAAAGAAGGCAGCAGCAACCGGATATTCAGACCATCACGAGCCTGGACGAAGTACTTCCACTCTTACAGCGGCTCGAGCAATAA
- a CDS encoding response regulator, whose amino-acid sequence MPSPIFVVDSSPAVRRMVEQISAPEGFEVVGFHDGPAALEAARRSSPVLIIADYHLDNMTFSGFCKEINKLDNLTETFLVSLINPADRPDENHLRTLGVKAFLKKPFQSEDLLEVLKSLQQKPVGASNGKGLTRRAWPPTSTSTDIDDEVASDHLTGDDGQEEPVLNERAATPLASMASPASHAGPEDAMKGFFDQLVQSMTKRSEQALADLLPKMIDEKLATHVRPIVQKELQAQLGNILSQEYLATLIQPLVSQALPSLIRKELAASEPIIRQAVSDVAKPSIGESVDRLVREEVESGVRQHLPAVVQEQVGTINQLVKDELRQAVEKQAPLLADDLVRAAAEQTVERAVQRIVPDIAEQHIKAELKRLIDTEEPSHPSKR is encoded by the coding sequence ATGCCTTCGCCGATCTTCGTTGTCGACAGCAGCCCCGCGGTCAGACGAATGGTGGAACAGATCTCAGCTCCGGAAGGGTTTGAGGTCGTTGGGTTTCACGACGGACCGGCTGCCCTCGAAGCGGCTCGGCGAAGCAGCCCTGTGCTTATCATCGCCGACTACCACCTCGACAACATGACATTTTCGGGGTTCTGCAAAGAGATCAATAAGCTCGACAATCTCACCGAAACGTTCCTTGTGTCGTTGATTAACCCGGCGGATCGTCCTGACGAAAATCATCTCCGTACCTTAGGGGTCAAGGCATTTCTCAAGAAACCATTTCAATCCGAAGACCTGCTCGAAGTCCTCAAATCTCTGCAGCAAAAACCGGTGGGTGCCTCCAACGGCAAAGGCCTCACACGGCGGGCCTGGCCTCCGACATCAACCTCGACCGACATCGATGACGAGGTCGCGAGCGACCATTTGACGGGTGACGACGGGCAGGAAGAACCTGTTCTGAACGAGCGGGCCGCCACACCGCTGGCATCAATGGCATCACCGGCTTCCCATGCCGGGCCGGAAGACGCGATGAAGGGTTTCTTCGATCAGCTCGTGCAATCGATGACCAAACGGAGCGAGCAGGCGCTTGCCGATCTGCTGCCCAAAATGATCGACGAGAAACTCGCAACCCATGTTCGGCCTATCGTACAGAAAGAGTTGCAGGCTCAGCTCGGAAACATTCTCTCTCAGGAATACCTCGCGACCCTTATTCAACCTCTCGTCTCTCAGGCATTGCCATCGCTCATTAGAAAAGAACTTGCGGCCAGCGAACCGATCATTCGGCAAGCCGTCTCCGATGTGGCCAAACCCTCCATCGGAGAAAGTGTCGATCGGCTGGTACGAGAAGAGGTCGAGTCCGGTGTCCGTCAGCACTTACCCGCCGTTGTGCAGGAACAGGTGGGAACGATCAATCAGCTGGTCAAGGATGAGCTTCGACAGGCAGTGGAGAAACAGGCCCCATTGCTGGCTGACGACTTGGTGCGAGCCGCCGCCGAACAAACTGTCGAGCGGGCCGTTCAGCGAATCGTACCTGACATCGCCGAGCAGCACATCAAGGCGGAACTCAAGCGTCTGATCGATACCGAAGAACCCTCACACCCGTCTAAGCGCTAG
- a CDS encoding bifunctional SulP family inorganic anion transporter/carbonic anhydrase: MNGIPLSTLAADAKAGLVVFFVALPLCLGIALASGAPLVSGLLAGIIGGIVVGIFSGSHTSVSGPAAGLTAVVAAQILSLGSFSAFLMAVILAGMIQLVLGVAKGGFIAAFVPSSVIKGLLAAIGVIIVLKQIPHLVGHDPNPEGEMAFFQPNLETTFTELFRMFGDFQWGSAMIGLGSIALLVLWDKWKPLKKSVFPAPVAVVLFGIGVAWWFEQLGDPWLIKASHLVQVPVASDLGELFGLLPRPDFSQWGNPAIYIAGMTLAVVASLETLLNLQAVDRLDSQQRTSPPSQELLAQGIGNMACGLVGGLPVTSVVIRGSVNVNAGGKTKLSGIMHGILLLISVPLIPTWLNAIPLSCLAAILLMTGIKLASPALIKQMWNEGRNQFVPFAITVVAIVFTDLLIGIVIGLVVAIGFILNSNMRRPVHRFVEKHLGGDVVHIKLANQVSFLNRAALAKVLDEVPRNGRVLLDARSTDYIDPDILDLIRDFKEQTGPARGVEVSLVGFRNEYNFEDQIQYVDYSTRELQDTITPLQVLQILKDGHERARTGRRLTRDFNRQVRATAEAQHPLAVVLSCIDSPTPAERVFDLGMGDIFSVRIAGNIASRTVIASAEYGCAVAGAKLILVMGHTRCGAVTEAVKLLGSSQTAIEAIGCAHFDYIVSNLQHAVDQATGSAEPGQPIEETAAFVDVVARRNVARVVEQLREGSETIDGLMSTKRLTIVGAMYDVVTGGVEFLPDEACESEEHVLPMSHRTLDNYR, from the coding sequence ATGAACGGCATACCGTTGAGCACCCTCGCAGCTGACGCCAAAGCAGGCCTCGTTGTGTTCTTTGTGGCCTTGCCGTTATGCCTGGGGATTGCCCTCGCTTCCGGCGCGCCCCTGGTGTCCGGATTGTTGGCCGGGATTATCGGCGGCATCGTGGTGGGGATTTTCAGCGGATCACACACCAGTGTGAGCGGACCGGCCGCCGGTTTAACGGCCGTTGTTGCCGCCCAAATCCTATCACTCGGGTCATTTTCCGCTTTTCTCATGGCCGTGATTCTTGCCGGGATGATCCAACTTGTCCTCGGTGTGGCCAAGGGAGGATTCATCGCCGCGTTCGTTCCGTCCAGCGTGATCAAAGGGTTGTTGGCCGCGATCGGTGTAATCATCGTCTTGAAGCAAATTCCGCATCTTGTCGGCCATGATCCAAACCCTGAAGGAGAAATGGCCTTCTTTCAACCGAATCTCGAAACGACATTTACGGAACTTTTCCGTATGTTCGGGGATTTTCAGTGGGGCTCCGCCATGATCGGGCTTGGATCCATTGCGCTGCTCGTGCTCTGGGATAAGTGGAAGCCGCTGAAGAAGTCAGTTTTCCCCGCTCCCGTCGCGGTGGTCCTCTTCGGGATCGGAGTGGCGTGGTGGTTCGAGCAACTCGGCGATCCCTGGCTTATTAAGGCGAGTCATTTGGTTCAAGTACCGGTTGCGAGCGACTTAGGCGAACTCTTCGGGCTTCTTCCGCGACCGGACTTCTCGCAATGGGGGAATCCCGCGATCTATATCGCGGGTATGACCCTTGCCGTCGTGGCCTCCCTTGAAACCTTGCTGAATCTGCAGGCAGTCGATCGACTGGACTCGCAGCAACGGACCTCGCCGCCGAGCCAGGAACTATTGGCTCAGGGTATCGGAAATATGGCTTGTGGACTGGTCGGCGGACTCCCGGTCACGTCCGTGGTCATCCGCGGATCCGTCAACGTCAACGCCGGGGGAAAAACAAAACTGTCCGGGATTATGCATGGCATCTTGCTGTTGATCAGCGTTCCTCTCATACCCACATGGTTGAACGCTATTCCGTTATCTTGCCTGGCGGCCATCTTGCTGATGACCGGTATCAAACTGGCAAGCCCTGCTTTGATCAAGCAAATGTGGAACGAGGGCCGTAACCAATTTGTCCCGTTCGCAATCACGGTGGTGGCGATTGTGTTTACCGACCTCCTGATTGGGATCGTGATCGGGCTTGTTGTGGCGATCGGTTTCATCCTGAACAGCAACATGCGCCGGCCGGTACACCGCTTCGTCGAGAAGCATTTGGGTGGTGACGTGGTGCACATCAAATTGGCGAATCAGGTGAGCTTCCTGAATCGCGCCGCCCTTGCAAAAGTGTTGGATGAAGTTCCCCGCAACGGCCGTGTTCTGCTTGACGCGCGGAGCACCGACTACATCGATCCGGACATCCTGGATTTGATCCGAGATTTCAAGGAACAAACGGGGCCTGCTCGCGGTGTCGAAGTCAGTCTCGTCGGCTTTCGGAATGAATACAACTTTGAGGACCAGATTCAGTATGTGGATTATTCAACCCGCGAACTCCAAGACACCATCACGCCGCTCCAGGTTCTGCAAATTCTAAAGGACGGCCATGAACGAGCCCGTACCGGGCGGCGGCTGACGCGGGATTTCAACCGGCAAGTCCGGGCGACGGCAGAGGCGCAGCATCCGTTGGCCGTCGTCCTCAGTTGCATCGATTCTCCGACGCCGGCAGAGCGAGTGTTTGACTTGGGTATGGGCGATATCTTCAGTGTCCGTATCGCCGGCAACATTGCAAGCCGAACGGTGATTGCCAGCGCGGAATACGGCTGCGCAGTAGCCGGAGCGAAACTGATTCTTGTCATGGGGCATACACGATGCGGTGCCGTCACGGAGGCCGTCAAACTCCTCGGTTCCTCGCAAACGGCGATCGAAGCGATCGGATGCGCACATTTCGATTACATCGTCAGCAATCTTCAGCACGCGGTCGACCAAGCGACAGGCTCGGCTGAGCCTGGGCAACCCATCGAGGAGACCGCCGCGTTCGTCGATGTCGTTGCCCGTCGGAATGTTGCGCGAGTCGTTGAACAACTGCGGGAGGGAAGTGAAACGATCGATGGTCTGATGAGTACGAAACGGCTCACGATCGTTGGCGCGATGTACGACGTCGTTACGGGAGGAGTTGAATTCTTGCCGGATGAGGCGTGTGAGAGCGAAGAACACGTACTGCCGATGTCGCATCGAACCTTGGATAACTATCGCTGA